One window of the Gambusia affinis linkage group LG01, SWU_Gaff_1.0, whole genome shotgun sequence genome contains the following:
- the raf1a gene encoding raf-1 proto-oncogene, serine/threonine kinase a isoform X1 — protein MEQFHGAWKTLSNGFGMKDSPFEGPCLSPTMVQGFTCQRRASDDSKMTDSKASSTIRVFLPNQQRTVVNVRPGMTLYSCLIKALKVRGLQPQCCAVFKLHPGQRSKKSRMDWNTDSTSLIGEELLVEVLDHVPLTTHNFVRKTYLKLAFCDICQKFLLNGFRCQTCGYKFHEHCSTKVPTMCVDWSNIRQLLLCPTPGESGFPSLPQLTSRRMRESLSRLPSSAHRNSTPHAFNYTTSYPPTGGGLSQRQRSTSTPNVHMVSTTLPVDSSMFEEAMRDHDSAGSSPSQSPTGWTQSKAPAPSQRERASTFNTQEKNKIRPRDKRDSSYYWEIEASEVYLHSHIGSGSFGTVYKGKWHGDVAVKILKVTDPTPEQLQAFRNEVAVLRKTRHVNILLFMGYMTKDNLAIVTQWCEGSSLYKHIHVLETNYTMIQLIDIARQTAQGMDYLHAKNIIHRDMKSNNIFLHEGLTVKIGDFGLATVKSRWTGSQQVEQPSGSILWMAPEVIRMEDNNPYSFQSDVYSYGIVLFELMTGELPYSHIANRDQIIFMVGRGRLCPDLSKLYKNCPKAMKRLVADCIKKSKEERPLFPQILSSIELLQHALPKINRSASEPSLHRAAQTEDINACTLTTRLPVYT, from the exons ATGGAGCAGTTTCACGGAGCATGGAAGACCCTTAGCAACGGCTTTGGAATGAAAGACTCGCCGTTTGAGGGCCCCTGTCTGTCCCCTACCATGGTCCAGGGCTTCACCTGCCAGCGACGCGCCTCAGACGACAGCAAGATGACGGACTCCAAGGCCAGCAGCACAATCCGTGTCTTCCTCCCAAACCAGCAGCGCACTGTG GTCAATGTGCGACCAGGCATGACTCTTTACAGCTGTTTGATCAAAGCCCTGAAGGTGCGAGGTCTGCAGCCCCAGTGTTGCGCCGTCTTCAAGCTGCATCCCGGACAGAGAAG TAAAAAATCCCGGATGGACTGGAATACCGATTCAACCTCACTGATAGGAGAAGAGCTCCTGGTCGAGGTTTTAGATCATGTTCCTTTGACAACGCATAACTTT gtCCGGAAGACCTATTTGAAGCTAGCCTTCTGCGACATTTGCCAGAAGTTTCTCCTTAATGGATTCCGTTGCCAAACATGCGGCTATAAATTCCATGAGCATTGTAGCACCAAAGTGCCCACTATGTGTGTGGACTGGAGCAACATCAGACAGCTTCT GTTGTGTCCAACACCAGGTGAGAGTGGCTTCCCGTCCCTGCCACAGCTCACATCCCGACGTATGAGAGAATCCCTATCCCGGCTTCCAAG CTCGGCCCACCGAAATTCCACCCCTCATGCCTTCAACTACACCACGTCGTACCCACCCACAGGCGGCGGCCTCTCCCAGAGGCAGCGCTCCACTTCTACGCCCAACGTCCACATGGTCAGCACGACCCTGCCTGTAGACAGCAGCATGTTTGAG GAAGCGATGCGGGATCATGACTCAG cTGGAAGTTCCCCCAGTCAGAGCCCCACAGGCTGGACCCAGTCCAAAGCTCCAGCACCATCCCAGCGAGAGAGAGCCTCGACCTTCAACActcaggagaaaaataaaata AGGCCTCGGGATAAACGAGACTCGAGTTATTACTGGGAAATTGAGGCCAGCGAGGTTTATCTACATTCCCACATTGGTTCAGGCTCTTTTGGAACAGTATACAAAGGAAAATGGCATG GTGATGTTGCGGTGAAGATTTTAAAGGTTACTGACCCAACTCCGGAGCAGCTCCAGGCATTCAGAAATGAAGTCGCCGTCCTGAG GAAGACGAGGCATGTCAACATCCTTTTGTTTATGGGCTACATGACGAAGGACAACCTGGCCATCGTGACCCAGTGGTGTGAGGGCAGCAGCCTGTACAAACACATTCATGTCCTAGAGACTAATTATACCATGATCCAGCTTATAGATATCGCTAGGCAGACCGCTCAGGGCATGGA ctatttacatgcaaaaaacataattcatcGTGACATGAAGTCCAACA ACATCTTCCTGCATGAAGGGTTAACAGTAAAAATTGGGGACTTTGGTCTTGCGACTGTGAAGTCCAGGTGGACCGGATCACAACAGGTGGAGCAGCCCTCTGGATCCATTCTCTGGATG GCTCCTGAGGTGATCCGAATGGAGGATAACAATCCGTACAGCTTCCAGTCAGATGTCTATTCCTATGGAATTGTTCTCTTTGAGCTGATGACCGGAGAGCTCCCCTACTCCCACATAGCAAACCGAGATCAG ATTATATTCATGGTGGGAAGAGGCCGCTTGTGCCCAGACCTCAGTAAGCTCTACAAGAACTGCCCCAAAGCAATGAAGAGACTTGTGGCAGACTGCATCAAGAAATCCAAGGAAGAAAGGCCGCTGTTTCCACAG ATCTTGTCCTCCATTGAGCTCCTCCAGCATGCCCTCCCTAAGATAAACCGCAGTGCCTCAGAACCGTCCCTGCACCGAGCTGCGCAGACCGAGGACATCAATGCCTGCACGCTGACCACCAGGCTGCCTGTTTACACATAG
- the raf1a gene encoding raf-1 proto-oncogene, serine/threonine kinase a isoform X2, translating into MEQFHGAWKTLSNGFGMKDSPFEGPCLSPTMVQGFTCQRRASDDSKMTDSKASSTIRVFLPNQQRTVVNVRPGMTLYSCLIKALKVRGLQPQCCAVFKLHPGQRSKKSRMDWNTDSTSLIGEELLVEVLDHVPLTTHNFVRKTYLKLAFCDICQKFLLNGFRCQTCGYKFHEHCSTKVPTMCVDWSNIRQLLLCPTPGESGFPSLPQLTSRRMRESLSRLPSSAHRNSTPHAFNYTTSYPPTGGGLSQRQRSTSTPNVHMVSTTLPVDSSMFELDCLSTSPSSWCRRFWLKRKVGIVHFSESESAEKEAMRDHDSAGSSPSQSPTGWTQSKAPAPSQRERASTFNTQEKNKIRPRDKRDSSYYWEIEASEVYLHSHIGSGSFGTVYKGKWHGDVAVKILKVTDPTPEQLQAFRNEVAVLRKTRHVNILLFMGYMTKDNLAIVTQWCEGSSLYKHIHVLETNYTMIQLIDIARQTAQGMDYLHAKNIIHRDMKSNNIFLHEGLTVKIGDFGLATVKSRWTGSQQVEQPSGSILWMAPEVIRMEDNNPYSFQSDVYSYGIVLFELMTGELPYSHIANRDQIIFMVGRGRLCPDLSKLYKNCPKAMKRLVADCIKKSKEERPLFPQILSSIELLQHALPKINRSASEPSLHRAAQTEDINACTLTTRLPVYT; encoded by the exons ATGGAGCAGTTTCACGGAGCATGGAAGACCCTTAGCAACGGCTTTGGAATGAAAGACTCGCCGTTTGAGGGCCCCTGTCTGTCCCCTACCATGGTCCAGGGCTTCACCTGCCAGCGACGCGCCTCAGACGACAGCAAGATGACGGACTCCAAGGCCAGCAGCACAATCCGTGTCTTCCTCCCAAACCAGCAGCGCACTGTG GTCAATGTGCGACCAGGCATGACTCTTTACAGCTGTTTGATCAAAGCCCTGAAGGTGCGAGGTCTGCAGCCCCAGTGTTGCGCCGTCTTCAAGCTGCATCCCGGACAGAGAAG TAAAAAATCCCGGATGGACTGGAATACCGATTCAACCTCACTGATAGGAGAAGAGCTCCTGGTCGAGGTTTTAGATCATGTTCCTTTGACAACGCATAACTTT gtCCGGAAGACCTATTTGAAGCTAGCCTTCTGCGACATTTGCCAGAAGTTTCTCCTTAATGGATTCCGTTGCCAAACATGCGGCTATAAATTCCATGAGCATTGTAGCACCAAAGTGCCCACTATGTGTGTGGACTGGAGCAACATCAGACAGCTTCT GTTGTGTCCAACACCAGGTGAGAGTGGCTTCCCGTCCCTGCCACAGCTCACATCCCGACGTATGAGAGAATCCCTATCCCGGCTTCCAAG CTCGGCCCACCGAAATTCCACCCCTCATGCCTTCAACTACACCACGTCGTACCCACCCACAGGCGGCGGCCTCTCCCAGAGGCAGCGCTCCACTTCTACGCCCAACGTCCACATGGTCAGCACGACCCTGCCTGTAGACAGCAGCATGTTTGAG CTAGACTGTCTGAGTACCTCTCCCAGTTCCTGGTGCCGCAGATTCTGGCTGAAGAGGAAAGTAGGTATTGTGCACTTCTCCGAGTCAGAGAGTGCCGAAAAG GAAGCGATGCGGGATCATGACTCAG cTGGAAGTTCCCCCAGTCAGAGCCCCACAGGCTGGACCCAGTCCAAAGCTCCAGCACCATCCCAGCGAGAGAGAGCCTCGACCTTCAACActcaggagaaaaataaaata AGGCCTCGGGATAAACGAGACTCGAGTTATTACTGGGAAATTGAGGCCAGCGAGGTTTATCTACATTCCCACATTGGTTCAGGCTCTTTTGGAACAGTATACAAAGGAAAATGGCATG GTGATGTTGCGGTGAAGATTTTAAAGGTTACTGACCCAACTCCGGAGCAGCTCCAGGCATTCAGAAATGAAGTCGCCGTCCTGAG GAAGACGAGGCATGTCAACATCCTTTTGTTTATGGGCTACATGACGAAGGACAACCTGGCCATCGTGACCCAGTGGTGTGAGGGCAGCAGCCTGTACAAACACATTCATGTCCTAGAGACTAATTATACCATGATCCAGCTTATAGATATCGCTAGGCAGACCGCTCAGGGCATGGA ctatttacatgcaaaaaacataattcatcGTGACATGAAGTCCAACA ACATCTTCCTGCATGAAGGGTTAACAGTAAAAATTGGGGACTTTGGTCTTGCGACTGTGAAGTCCAGGTGGACCGGATCACAACAGGTGGAGCAGCCCTCTGGATCCATTCTCTGGATG GCTCCTGAGGTGATCCGAATGGAGGATAACAATCCGTACAGCTTCCAGTCAGATGTCTATTCCTATGGAATTGTTCTCTTTGAGCTGATGACCGGAGAGCTCCCCTACTCCCACATAGCAAACCGAGATCAG ATTATATTCATGGTGGGAAGAGGCCGCTTGTGCCCAGACCTCAGTAAGCTCTACAAGAACTGCCCCAAAGCAATGAAGAGACTTGTGGCAGACTGCATCAAGAAATCCAAGGAAGAAAGGCCGCTGTTTCCACAG ATCTTGTCCTCCATTGAGCTCCTCCAGCATGCCCTCCCTAAGATAAACCGCAGTGCCTCAGAACCGTCCCTGCACCGAGCTGCGCAGACCGAGGACATCAATGCCTGCACGCTGACCACCAGGCTGCCTGTTTACACATAG